Below is a window of Streptobacillus canis DNA.
TTATAAAATTTTTCTGTTTCTTCTCTAACACTATCATATCCTTTTATTGATATTTCCTTAGTTAGAGCACTTCCTATCCCTAAAGCAAAAGCTCCAGCTTTTAACCATTTATCCATATTATCTATGCTTACTCCTCCAGATGGCATCATTTCAGCATATGGTATAGGGCCTTTTACATTTTTTATGAAATTAGGTCCTAAAAGATCTCCAGGGAATAATTTCACTAATTCTACACCACTTTCAAGTGCTTTTACAATTTCTGTAATAGTTGCACAACCCGGTAAATAAGATACTTGATACCTATTACATACTTTAGATATATCTGTATCTAAATGTGGGGAAACTATAAATTTTGCACCTTTCATTATTGCTATTCTTGCAGTAATATCATCTAAAACTGTTCCTGCTCCTACTATTACATCACTATCCTTATATTCTTTAGATAATCTTTCAATAGTATTTTCTACATAAGGTGTCGAGAATGTTAATTCTATTATTTTTATTCCACCTTCTATAACTTTCTTTGCTATTTGATAAGCATCTTCATCGTTTCTTCCTCTTATAACAGCAACTAATTTCTCTTTTTTTAAACTCTTTAATACATTTTCTTTCATAATATACCTCTACCTATTTTTATTAATAAAGTTAGATAACTCTTCTCTATTTGGTAACCCTTCATTATCACTTCTATGACTTACTTGTATTGCTCCAATTGCATTTGCTCTCTCAAGCATTTTTTCTTCTGATAATCCATCTAATATGCTTGAAATAATTCCTACTGCAAATCCATCTCCAGCACCTACTGTATCAATTACTTCTTTCACTTTAAAACTTGGAACAAAAAAATGTTTATCTTCTTCAAAGTAATGAGAACCTTTTTCTCCTTCTTTTATTATTACCTTTTTTACTCCCATCTCAAAGTATTTTTTAGCTATTTCATTTATATCATTAAGCCCTAAAAGTATCTTGCATTCGCCAATAC
It encodes the following:
- a CDS encoding bifunctional 2-keto-4-hydroxyglutarate aldolase/2-keto-3-deoxy-6-phosphogluconate aldolase; the protein is MKENVLKSLKKEKLVAVIRGRNDEDAYQIAKKVIEGGIKIIELTFSTPYVENTIERLSKEYKDSDVIVGAGTVLDDITARIAIMKGAKFIVSPHLDTDISKVCNRYQVSYLPGCATITEIVKALESGVELVKLFPGDLLGPNFIKNVKGPIPYAEMMPSGGVSIDNMDKWLKAGAFALGIGSALTKEISIKGYDSVREETEKFYKKYQEIIDILKN